A stretch of DNA from Rutidosis leptorrhynchoides isolate AG116_Rl617_1_P2 unplaced genomic scaffold, CSIRO_AGI_Rlap_v1 contig343, whole genome shotgun sequence:
AATCGTGTAATTATATGTAATTATACGGTTTGACGCGTTTGGATAACCGTGTAATTATACGAAACTAAATAATTCTGTGTAATTCGGAGATTGTAATTATAATTTCAATTTCGACCTTCCCATAAAAATTGGTATAATTATacaatttaattttttttcttattatattatttatattttataatttaaatactAATTGTACAACCAAACATAACATTTGTAATTACGCTGTAATTACACAATATTAATCAAACAGCATAAAAAAATTATTTCATACGTAATCATATTTACACGTAATTATactctaataataattatacagtAATTACACGATGACTTCCAAACAAACCATAAGCGGGAAAAAATAAGAGCTACTCGCGTCATCTCATATAATACATTATCGTATAGtacaaggaataatatgaaagtttTGAGCTTAGAAGAAGTACTACTAGTGTACTACTCACAAGGAATGATAAAAATATTCTTCACATGGGTCTTAAATTGCATGGAAACCAAGTCGGTGAGAATTTTCTCCTTTTATTATTCTAGCCATCACTCGTTTTTAAGAGAGAGACCCACGTATACCCACCGGAGACTTTTTTGTGGCTCTCCAATCATATGAAAGTAAAGGTCTATGCGTCCAAGAAAAATATCTTCTAGGAAAATACTTCGAAGCTAACTTTCTCTGAATTGATACTTAGAAACTTCATTTCTCAATTCTATTTTTTGTTTGGTATACATAGTTGAGGTTAAAATGTGAAATAACTTTAGAGTAATTTCTCAAGATTGTGATCCATGGTGATAAATTTGAAGCCAATTATAGATTATCCGAGTAGTCAATTGTGGAAGACGCTTTTCCTCAACTATTACAATTCTATTTAATTTTAAACGGTTAGAGATTTCGTCTGGTAAGTTTGACATAATTTTAACTTATccacttaataattaataaatttcattatttttCAAAAAGGAGAAGGAAAACAAGAATGTAAATTTTAATTTTTGTATTTGAATCTATAattatcgtataattatcgtatcttATTGAAGAAAAATAAACTAAATGGAAACTTCGTAACACATCATCATttttgttattttgatttctaaTCCTCcacgatattttttttattttattttagtgtTACATTTTTACTCAGAATATCCATCATCTAGATTCATATAGTGTCCTTTATGAGGAAAAAAGTAGAAATGTAAACCAAAGAAAAGCTACGAATTAATGGAAAGCAAACACAAACACGGTAACTTGTATTGGAAGCTAAAAGAAAAGATTGGGCGAAAAGGCAATAATAATTAACTTCAAAGCAAAAAGAACCGCAAGTAAACGTTACTCCTTTCATTTCATTTCCAGATAAACATAATAAACGTGTGTCCCAAGCACCACCATCATATAAATATAACACTCCAGCTCAATCATCATCTCTATCATAAAAATTAAATTGAAAACAAACAGAATCATCAACTTTTTGAATCATGGATCCTGCGAATTCTGCAGAAAAAGGAGATATTCGTCTGAAAATCAGCAAATTCGGAAGACGAATCGAAACTAATGGCTCTAGCACAACAACTATATTTGAGCCACAGAGTAGCTTGGAGACGAGAGACAGTAGCAATGTGAATTCTGTGATTTCTCCCCGTTCGCCGGAAGTTAAGGCGCCGGAGAAGAAGTTGACCCTTTTCGCTCTCCGGCTAGCAATTTTCGAAAAGGCAGCTACAGGGCTGGGAACTCTGGGTTTTATTTGGGCAACAGTTGTGCTTTTGGGTGGTTTCGCTATTGTGCTTGATAAAACAGATTTCTGGTTTGTTACGATCATTTTATTGATCGAAGGGACTCGGATATTTAGCCGAAGCCACGAACTCGAATGGCAGCATCAAGCAACATGGTCGATAACTGATGCCGGAATCAGTAGCTTCAGGGTTTTGCGGTCAAGCTCCAATTTCCTAATGCACAGCCTAAAAGCTATGTTCCGGCCAGTTCTCAGTTCACGGAGCAGTCAAAGTTCTAAGGAAGCTTCCCGAAGCTCCCCTTCAAGGAATTCTAGAATCCTGACGCGTGGAAGAAAAGTTCCGACTCGGACATGGGAAGCTCCTGATGTTCCCCTGCTGCCACAATGGGTTTTCCTAGCACGAAACATCAGTAAAATCCTGTATTGGTTGCAACTTGCTTCTGCAACAGCCTGTGTGGTTTTGTCACTAATGAAGCTGATTAAGCATAATTACGGTGAGATCGAAAAAGGAGATACTGATAGAAGGAACAGGAAATCGGCTCTCAACATCTTCTACGCGTTGGCGTTAGCTGAGGCGTCCTTGTTTCTTCTGGAGAAAGCTTACTGGGAATATAAGGTTATTTTCCGTAAAATCCTAGAACAGGTAAATAACGAATGTGAGTTGGGGCCTTCAGGTATGTTAACAATCAGAAGGTTTTTTTATGATGCATACTCGAAATGTGTTGATGGAAGCATATTTGATGGCTTGAAGATGGATATGGTTTCTTTCAGTATGGATCTGTTGGATTCGAATTCCTCCGATGAGCAGCTCATTGGAATAAGAGTTCTTCGTCAGTTTTCTATAAGTGAAAGATTTTCTGACGACACCCTGCAAAAGATTGGGATAAATTTATCAGTTATAGAAAGGTTTGTAGAAATGTTGAATTGGAAAGACCCGCAAGATGAAGAGATCAGGAGATCGGCTGCGGAAATTCTGTCGAAATTAGCCGCTAAGAAGCAGAATTCTCTAAGGGTTGCTGGAATACCTGGTGCGATGGAGTCCATATCGTCTCTTCTGCAGACAAACCGGAAGTTCAGCAGCGCAGCTGACGAAATCGGCGAAAAGAAGATAGTCTTGGACGAGCAACATTACGGATTCTGGACATTCAACAACTTAGGACTTCTGCTTCTGAAGAAACTCGCACGTGATCATGATAATTGCGGAAAGATTGGAAATACTAGAGGCCTCCTTCCAAAGATAATAGATTTTACGCATGCAGAGGAAAACTTGTTGAACAACGAACATGTGGCACAGTCTCAGATACTAACAATCAAGAGATCGCTACAATTGTTGAGAATGCTATCCAGCACGACAGGCCCAACAGGGAAACATCTCCGGCAAGAGATTTCGGAGATTGTTTTCACAATCAGCAACATTAGAGACGTTCTCCAGTGTGGGGAGAAGCATCCGACTCTGCAAAAACTCGGCATACAGATACTTACCAGTTTAGCATTAGAGGAGGAAGCGACAGAGAGGATCGGCGGAACAGGAGGGATTCTCAAAGCATTGTTCCATATATATTTCAAACAAGGTGTTCCGGAAGATCAGAACCATGTCAAAGTTGCCGCCGGTGAGGCTCTAGCAACGCTGGCGTTAGAGAGCAAGAGTAATTGTCATCGGATTTTAAGATTGAATGTGCTAGGAAAGCTTCTTGGAGCCTTAGAAGATCCGGTGCTTCGAGTTAACGCTGCAAGAATCTTGAGGAATCTGTGTATTTATGGCGTTGAAGACTCTTATCACCTGTTAAAGGAGGTCACATCTGCAGCACCTACTGTAAGTACTTTCCAGAGAACGATCCTGTTTACTTGTGGAAAAAGTTCCAATGCATTTTCTAATTTCCTTTATTCATTGCAGGTGCTCAAGTCGATCATGATGACAGAAGAAAGTAAACTTCAGGAAGTAATGATAGGACTAGCAGCTAGCATTTTCAAATTTATGACGTCACAAGAATCGAGAAGTATGTTTCAAAGTGCCAGGATCAAACAGGTAGAATTAGCAACTGCATTAGTCCAAATCCTGGGCAGGCACAAATTTCTGCCAGTTAAAGTTCCGAGAATCAGAAGGTTTTGCATAGAGCTAGCAATTTGGATGATGAGGGACGATGCtaataacattttcattttcaaggaTTTAGGAATGGAAAAGGATTTGGAGCATGTCCTGGAAACTACAGCTGAACTTGAAAGCTTTAATATCTTCTCTGGTACTGTTGGAGTCAGCCGGCATAGCGTAACGATGCACTGTCTAATCGAAACTGCGCTCGTGTTACTTATGGACGGATGAAATGAAATCTTAGTACCAGGAATTCTCAATTATCACCAAAATGTACAAACTAAACTATTGTTGTATTGTATATACCAACACATTGATTAATATAGAGAGAATGAATGGTTATTGTTACCTTTTAAGACGAAAGTTATCAGTGACATGAAATACAGTTTGCCCAAAATTAAAGGGCATGTCTTAACTTTTTTCCTAATCCATCTAAGATATAGGATGTTCGGTACAAGGAATAAACAAAATTAGGACAATTCCATCCAAGCAAATCTTTCTTGAACCAAGATATAACAGTTCGAAAATAATAATGAATCAAGCTAAAAAATACCATACATCATAATATGATTGTAGCAATATGAAGCCAAACCAGCTAACATCCTAAGCAAATACATTCACAAAGGAACCTACTTTTTCCTTCCTTTCAAAAGCATTTTACAATACTACAATTGGTGAAACTATTTTAGTTACAAAGCAATACAACAATGTTACATCATCACTGGAAATTGAATGTGGTAGGCATATCCGGTTGATTTCATCGACCATTTCGAAAGAAGTTGAAGTCCCACCGTTTTATCAAACCATCCATAACATTGTTAGCTGGGTTGCGTTCAACCGTCACAGTGGCTTTGGTATTATCCGACACGTCACAATCTACTGCGTTTGAAGAAGTATCACTACGAGAAGAGGTTACCGTGCTTGCAGGTTCCACGACCGGATGACAACTGTCGGAAACAAGTCCTGCAGAGGAAGTAGATTCAGGAGATGGCTGATTTTGAAGCGCCGAGCTATTGTCGTTGTTTATCGAAAGAGACTTGGCTTGTTCTTCTTGCTTATAGGACGCCTCTGGAATGGACTTTGAATCTTGTGCTGTGGAAGAAGTGCAAAGGTCAACCTTTTCCTGAGAATTTGAATCAACGGAACTTTGTGTTTGCTCTGATTCTGCTGAGGGTTTCTGCATTTCAAAGTCCTTCAAGGACAGCATCACCGCCTCCATCAACATCTGAAAAACAACTGCAAAGTTTTAGAACTTGTTTCAAAATAAAAAGTAATACTATTAAAAATGTAAAAACTAATCCACACACCCTTTCTTCTTCCTCCAGGTTGCTTGGAAAACCTGTGAGATCATCCAACCCGTACTCCACAAACTGATCATCGTCCATCAGGTTTGGAACTTGGGGACCATAGGCATGGCCATTTGATAATTCAAAGCTAATCATGTTGGGAGATGATGATGACGGGCAAGGGTCGTCATCATCATCAGTGTCTTCGTCCTACATCAA
This window harbors:
- the LOC139883040 gene encoding uncharacterized protein; its protein translation is MDPANSAEKGDIRLKISKFGRRIETNGSSTTTIFEPQSSLETRDSSNVNSVISPRSPEVKAPEKKLTLFALRLAIFEKAATGLGTLGFIWATVVLLGGFAIVLDKTDFWFVTIILLIEGTRIFSRSHELEWQHQATWSITDAGISSFRVLRSSSNFLMHSLKAMFRPVLSSRSSQSSKEASRSSPSRNSRILTRGRKVPTRTWEAPDVPLLPQWVFLARNISKILYWLQLASATACVVLSLMKLIKHNYGEIEKGDTDRRNRKSALNIFYALALAEASLFLLEKAYWEYKVIFRKILEQVNNECELGPSGMLTIRRFFYDAYSKCVDGSIFDGLKMDMVSFSMDLLDSNSSDEQLIGIRVLRQFSISERFSDDTLQKIGINLSVIERFVEMLNWKDPQDEEIRRSAAEILSKLAAKKQNSLRVAGIPGAMESISSLLQTNRKFSSAADEIGEKKIVLDEQHYGFWTFNNLGLLLLKKLARDHDNCGKIGNTRGLLPKIIDFTHAEENLLNNEHVAQSQILTIKRSLQLLRMLSSTTGPTGKHLRQEISEIVFTISNIRDVLQCGEKHPTLQKLGIQILTSLALEEEATERIGGTGGILKALFHIYFKQGVPEDQNHVKVAAGEALATLALESKSNCHRILRLNVLGKLLGALEDPVLRVNAARILRNLCIYGVEDSYHLLKEVTSAAPTVLKSIMMTEESKLQEVMIGLAASIFKFMTSQESRSMFQSARIKQVELATALVQILGRHKFLPVKVPRIRRFCIELAIWMMRDDANNIFIFKDLGMEKDLEHVLETTAELESFNIFSGTVGVSRHSVTMHCLIETALVLLMDG